In Candidatus Omnitrophota bacterium, one DNA window encodes the following:
- a CDS encoding peptidylprolyl isomerase — MSKRCLVLLAAMACLTLTISCAMDNSTEQIAVIEPTATAAPAPASESSPAPAAADTPSASAAADQEDINMNNPNHREVAVLDTDAGVIVLGFFPDVAPKHVENFVQLARSGFYNGTKFHRIIPGFMIQGGDPNTKTADVSSWGMGGPGSTVPAEFNNKPHIRGTLSMARSSDPNSAGSQFFICQVPYPSLDGKYTVFGETLEGLEVVDKIVTAPIVPETKNRGDRPINPVAIKNVVITTWGEYQQTKSQ; from the coding sequence ATGAGTAAGCGTTGTTTGGTTTTATTGGCCGCAATGGCTTGTTTGACTTTAACCATTTCGTGCGCAATGGATAATTCCACAGAGCAAATCGCCGTCATAGAGCCAACGGCGACGGCGGCCCCAGCTCCGGCTTCCGAATCATCACCGGCGCCCGCGGCGGCGGATACTCCCTCCGCCAGTGCGGCCGCCGATCAGGAAGACATAAATATGAACAATCCAAACCATCGAGAGGTCGCCGTACTGGATACCGACGCGGGAGTCATCGTTCTGGGTTTTTTCCCCGACGTTGCGCCGAAACATGTGGAGAATTTCGTTCAATTGGCCCGCTCCGGCTTTTATAATGGAACCAAATTCCATCGCATTATCCCCGGTTTTATGATTCAAGGCGGAGATCCCAATACGAAAACCGCCGATGTCTCCAGCTGGGGAATGGGAGGACCGGGATCTACGGTTCCAGCGGAATTCAACAATAAGCCCCATATCCGGGGAACGCTTTCCATGGCTCGATCCAGCGATCCCAATAGCGCAGGCAGCCAGTTTTTCATCTGCCAAGTCCCTTATCCTTCCTTGGACGGAAAATACACCGTCTTTGGCGAAACCTTAGAGGGATTGGAAGTCGTGGATAAAATCGTTACGGCTCCCATCGTTCCGGAAACGAAAAACCGCGGGGATCGGCCCATTAATCCGGTGGCGATCAAGAACGTCGTCATTACGACATGGGGCGAATATCAACAAACGAAATCGCAGTAA